A single region of the Scleropages formosus unplaced genomic scaffold, fSclFor1.1, whole genome shotgun sequence genome encodes:
- the LOC108933935 gene encoding ras association domain-containing protein 8-like, with translation MKGHSMELKVWVDGVQRVVCGVTEATTCQEVVIALAQAIGRTGRYTLTEKWQGTERPLAPFESPVISLNRWGQHAGDVQLILHHTGSSPSERLVSDGRVRIPERTLYRQSLPPLAKLHPLGDRSLRRKEPKRKSLTLTGGAKSFLDIFGRPRELEAKHRALHHSNSIAAVPGVRAGPAGELAHLVQLQKEKLQLLERRIGGCETELRAWAARGAGVTTGVGGAVRLQEEIRILEQKVRRNDAEIDEEEFWENELQIEQENERQLKEQLQDLLRRIYDCEAKLSGYFTHIQSMEAGMEVERMQQETQEVQRVKEEEVHARVLKLKTELDAQTQQSARLECSCRAVERSLGHSSRRLQEKEEELEQLTKELRQVNLQQFIQQTGTKVTVLPTEETSIHVQLDTDVAPQSGSLKCPATSRQLPGNLRHPQSPPLLGFNPEGIYV, from the exons ATGAAGGGCCACAGCATGGAGCTGAAAGTGTGGGTGGATGGTGTCCAGCGTGTCGTCTGTGGGGTCACTGAGGCCACAACCTGCCAAGAGGTGGTGATAGCCCTCGCTCAAGCCATAG GCCGCACTGGGAGGTACACCCTGACAGAGAAGTGGCAGGGGACCGAGCGGCCCCTAGCTCCCTTTGAGAGTCCAGTGATCTCACTAAATCGGTGGGGCCAACATGCCGGCGACGTGCAACTCATCCTTCATCATACAGGATCTTCACCGAGTGAGCGCCTTGTTTCTGATGGCCGCGTGCGCATCCCTGAGCGCACCCTGTATCGCCAGAGCCTCCCACCCTTGGCAAAGCTCCATCCCCTTGGAGACCGTTCCCTTAGGCGCAAGGAGCCGAAGCGCAAGTCACTCACCCTCACCGGCGGGGCCAAGAGCTTTCTGGATATCTTCGGGAGGCCACGGGAACTAGAGGCCAAACATCGAGCCCTACACCACAGTAACAGCATTGCCGCAGTGCCCGGGGTGAGGGCAGGTCCAGCCGGTGAACTGGCCCATCTGGTGCAGCTGCAGAAGGAAAAGCTCCAACTCCTGGAGCGGAGGATCGGGGGCTGTGAAACGGAGCTACGTGCCTGGGCAGCACGTGGTGCCGGAGTCACCACCGGGGTAGGTGGGGCGGTCAGGTTGCAGGAAGAGATCCGGATCTTGGAGCAGAAGGTGCGGAGGAACGATGCAGAGATCGATGAGGAGGAGTTCTGGGAGAACGAGCTGCAGATCGAGCAAGAAAACGAGAGACAGCTGAAGGAGCAGCTACAGGATCTGTTGCGTCGGATCTATGACTGCGAGGCAAAGCTGAGCGGCTATTTTACCCACATCCAAAGCATGGAGGCCGGCATGGAGGTGGAGCGAATGCAACAGGAGACGCAGGAAGTGCAAAGGGTGAAAGAGGAAGAGGTTCATGCCAGGGTGCTGAAGTTGAAGACAGAACTGGATGCGCAGACCCAACAAAGTGCCAGACTGGAATGCAGCTGCAGAGCCGTGGAGAGGTCACTGGGGCACTCCAGTCGGAGGTTACAG gagaaggaggaggagctggaacaGCTGACCAAGGAGCTGCGGCAGGTCAACCTTCAACAGTTCATCCAGCAGACAGGCACCAAGGTCACCGTGCTGCCGACTGAGGAGACTTCCATCCACGTCCAGCTGGACACAG ATGTGGCCCCCCAGTCCGGCTCCCTGAAGTGTCCGGCGACCTCCCGACAGCTGCCTGGGAACCTGCGACATCCACAGAGCCCCCCGCTGCTCGGCTTCAATCCAGAGGGCATCTACGTCTGA